In Strix uralensis isolate ZFMK-TIS-50842 chromosome 26, bStrUra1, whole genome shotgun sequence, a genomic segment contains:
- the NKAPD1 gene encoding uncharacterized protein NKAPD1 isoform X2, whose product MRSDGFDEEGYRADWKTRNSHFLDLVEDDLLRARSWNKKLYECEANMPDRWGHSGYKELYPEEFDTDSDQQERDEQNAINGKKKSHLGKQTARESHRRKKTKKSHKKKQKKRSHKKRKKKKKEQGRTSSDSSRESECSEEETSSARKGKHKRKKKTRKVPAREPTSSSGQESDFSHASSSTTSSSEDSESEEKKEKRPTKKRKKRHNSVSESHTEVPEKRSKRKNWKVAADEKSEDSSDED is encoded by the exons ATGCGCAGTGATGGCTTTGATGAGGAGGGCTACAGGGCTGACTGGAAAACAAGGAACTCACACTTTCTTGACCTTGTTGAAGATGATCTCCTCAGGGCCCGATCCTGGAATAAAAAGCTGTATGAATGTGAAGCCAACATGCCAGACAG ATGGGGTCACAGTGGCTATAAAGAGTTGTACCCTGAAGAATTTGATACAGATAG TGACCAGCAAGAACGAGATGAACAAAATGCCATCAATGGGAAGAAGAAATCTCATCTGGGAAAGCAAACTGCCCGTGAGTCGCACAGAcggaaaaagacaaagaaatcgCACAAGAAGAAGCAAAAAAAGCGATCACACAAAAAgcgaaagaaaaagaaaaaggagcaagGGAGAACATCATCAGATTCTTCCCGGGAGAGCGAGTGCTCAGAAGAGGAGACTTCAAGCGCCCGTAAAGGGAAACACAAGCGCAAGAAAAAGACCAGGAAAGTGCCTGCCAGGGAACCTACCTCTTCTTCTGGGCAGGAAAGTGACTTTTCTCATGCAAGCAGCTCAACCACCAGCAGCTCCGAGGACAGTGaatctgaggagaaaaaagagaaacggcccacaaaaaagaggaagaaacgtCACAATTCTGTGTCAGAGAGCCACACTGAAGTACCAGAGAAGAGGAGCAAGAGGAAGAACTGGAAGGTGGCCGCTGATGAAAAATCGGAGGATAGCTCAGATGAAGACTGA
- the PIH1D2 gene encoding PIH1 domain-containing protein 2 isoform X2 — translation MAGPELAAAGGGRGRRADPRSAALPVAVARRRREPWRARRWPGGSGRCWTRWRRTIPGPTAGSCGSRAPRPSGSAPRRSLTCACAPAPRWVRGVWGSPGAGTRAAGGGRGAEPRAGLLQGAGRPLFINVCSWKRVPAPRAPAEPLPVRAGPLAAVSGEGDLYSIIDIAYNPDVLQRGEENPEKMEHLIHLTLRFVEERCKLTLSYSYTIEPFKLKGSLETMQQRLKGRQMPTPHFSQNTKKELTLDQLLHALEAEDCSNAPVLLKEESVTQSKVHLIEEITSTEMPEKLSTPVYEMITVKDANKKTLKIELKIELPKVSSVSECDLRISKDDIIIEVPEKYKLQLDLPELVDEETATAVFNKGKRVLFITVPVAKTDL, via the exons ATGGCGGGGCCGGAACTCGCGGCAGCGGGAGGCGGCCGGGGACGGCGGGCGGACCCGCGGAGCGCGGCCCTTCCGGTTGCCGTCGCTAGGCGACGGCGGGAGCCATGGCGGGCGCGGCGCTGGCCGGGCGGCTCTGGGCGCTGCTGGACGAGATGGCGGAGAACGATCCCCGGGCCTACCGCCGGCTCCTGCGGCAGCAGAGCGCCGAGGCCGagcggctccgcgccccgccggaGCCTCACCTGTGCCTGCGCGCCCGCCCCGCGGTGGGTGCGCGGGGTTTGGGGCTCCCCAGGGGCGGGTAcgagggcggcggggggcgggcgcggagctGAGCCGCGGGCCGGTCTCTTGCAGGGCGCTGGGCGGCCGCTGTTCATCAACGTCTGCAGCTGGAAAAGGGTCCCGGCGCCCAGGGCCCCCGCCGAGCCCCTCCCTGTCCGCGCGGGGCCGCTGGCAGCAGTGTCCGGCGAAGGAG ACCTTTACAGCATTATAGATATTGCATATAACCCAGATGTTCTtcagaggggagaagaaaacccagaaaaaatgGAGCACTTGATCCACTTGACCCTTAGATTTGTTGAGGAGCGATGCAAACTTACTCTTTCTTACTCGTACACCATTGAACCATTCAAACTGAAGGGAAGCCTGGAAACGATGCAGCAGCGTCTGAAAGGAAGGCAGATGCCAACTCCACATTTCAGTCAGAACACAAAGAAGG aacTGACACTTGATCAGCTGCTACACGCTCTGGAAGCTGAGGACTGCAGCAATGCTCCTGTGCTCCTGAAGGAAGAAAGTGTGACACAGTCTAAAGTACATCTGATAGAGGAAATTACCAGTACTGAAATGCCAGAGAAGCTAAGTACCCCTGTCTACGAAATGATCACTGTGAAGgatgcaaacaaaaaaacactcaAAATTGAACTCAAAATTGAATTGCCTAAGGTTAGCTCTGTTTCTGAGTGTGATCTGAGAATTTCAAAG GATGACATAATTATTGAAGTccctgaaaaatacaaattacaaCTAGATCTGCCAGAATTGGTGGACGAAGAAACAGCTACAGCAGTATTTAACAAAGGAAAACGGGTATTGTTTATCACAGTGCCAGTTGCCAAGACAGATCTTTAA
- the PIH1D2 gene encoding PIH1 domain-containing protein 2 isoform X1 encodes MAGAALAGRLWALLDEMAENDPRAYRRLLRQQSAEAERLRAPPEPHLCLRARPAGAGRPLFINVCSWKRVPAPRAPAEPLPVRAGPLAAVSGEGDLYSIIDIAYNPDVLQRGEENPEKMEHLIHLTLRFVEERCKLTLSYSYTIEPFKLKGSLETMQQRLKGRQMPTPHFSQNTKKELTLDQLLHALEAEDCSNAPVLLKEESVTQSKVHLIEEITSTEMPEKLSTPVYEMITVKDANKKTLKIELKIELPKVSSVSECDLRISKDDIIIEVPEKYKLQLDLPELVDEETATAVFNKGKRVLFITVPVAKTDL; translated from the exons ATGGCGGGCGCGGCGCTGGCCGGGCGGCTCTGGGCGCTGCTGGACGAGATGGCGGAGAACGATCCCCGGGCCTACCGCCGGCTCCTGCGGCAGCAGAGCGCCGAGGCCGagcggctccgcgccccgccggaGCCTCACCTGTGCCTGCGCGCCCGCCCCGCG GGCGCTGGGCGGCCGCTGTTCATCAACGTCTGCAGCTGGAAAAGGGTCCCGGCGCCCAGGGCCCCCGCCGAGCCCCTCCCTGTCCGCGCGGGGCCGCTGGCAGCAGTGTCCGGCGAAGGAG ACCTTTACAGCATTATAGATATTGCATATAACCCAGATGTTCTtcagaggggagaagaaaacccagaaaaaatgGAGCACTTGATCCACTTGACCCTTAGATTTGTTGAGGAGCGATGCAAACTTACTCTTTCTTACTCGTACACCATTGAACCATTCAAACTGAAGGGAAGCCTGGAAACGATGCAGCAGCGTCTGAAAGGAAGGCAGATGCCAACTCCACATTTCAGTCAGAACACAAAGAAGG aacTGACACTTGATCAGCTGCTACACGCTCTGGAAGCTGAGGACTGCAGCAATGCTCCTGTGCTCCTGAAGGAAGAAAGTGTGACACAGTCTAAAGTACATCTGATAGAGGAAATTACCAGTACTGAAATGCCAGAGAAGCTAAGTACCCCTGTCTACGAAATGATCACTGTGAAGgatgcaaacaaaaaaacactcaAAATTGAACTCAAAATTGAATTGCCTAAGGTTAGCTCTGTTTCTGAGTGTGATCTGAGAATTTCAAAG GATGACATAATTATTGAAGTccctgaaaaatacaaattacaaCTAGATCTGCCAGAATTGGTGGACGAAGAAACAGCTACAGCAGTATTTAACAAAGGAAAACGGGTATTGTTTATCACAGTGCCAGTTGCCAAGACAGATCTTTAA
- the NKAPD1 gene encoding uncharacterized protein NKAPD1 isoform X1, which translates to MSRVPVGKVLLRNVIRHTGAHNKIQEETEMWKIREWEKQTEETYWKRQSRMLSDTSSSRMRSDGFDEEGYRADWKTRNSHFLDLVEDDLLRARSWNKKLYECEANMPDRWGHSGYKELYPEEFDTDSDQQERDEQNAINGKKKSHLGKQTARESHRRKKTKKSHKKKQKKRSHKKRKKKKKEQGRTSSDSSRESECSEEETSSARKGKHKRKKKTRKVPAREPTSSSGQESDFSHASSSTTSSSEDSESEEKKEKRPTKKRKKRHNSVSESHTEVPEKRSKRKNWKVAADEKSEDSSDED; encoded by the exons ATGTCCCGGGTGCCGGTGGGGAAGGTGCTGCTGCGGAACGTCATCCGGCACACGGGCGCGCACAACAAG ATTcaggaagagacagaaatgtggaaaataaggGAGTGGGAGAAGCAGACGGAAGAGACTTACTGGAAAAGGCAAAGCAGAATGCTGTCGGACACCTCCAG CAGTCGGATGCGCAGTGATGGCTTTGATGAGGAGGGCTACAGGGCTGACTGGAAAACAAGGAACTCACACTTTCTTGACCTTGTTGAAGATGATCTCCTCAGGGCCCGATCCTGGAATAAAAAGCTGTATGAATGTGAAGCCAACATGCCAGACAG ATGGGGTCACAGTGGCTATAAAGAGTTGTACCCTGAAGAATTTGATACAGATAG TGACCAGCAAGAACGAGATGAACAAAATGCCATCAATGGGAAGAAGAAATCTCATCTGGGAAAGCAAACTGCCCGTGAGTCGCACAGAcggaaaaagacaaagaaatcgCACAAGAAGAAGCAAAAAAAGCGATCACACAAAAAgcgaaagaaaaagaaaaaggagcaagGGAGAACATCATCAGATTCTTCCCGGGAGAGCGAGTGCTCAGAAGAGGAGACTTCAAGCGCCCGTAAAGGGAAACACAAGCGCAAGAAAAAGACCAGGAAAGTGCCTGCCAGGGAACCTACCTCTTCTTCTGGGCAGGAAAGTGACTTTTCTCATGCAAGCAGCTCAACCACCAGCAGCTCCGAGGACAGTGaatctgaggagaaaaaagagaaacggcccacaaaaaagaggaagaaacgtCACAATTCTGTGTCAGAGAGCCACACTGAAGTACCAGAGAAGAGGAGCAAGAGGAAGAACTGGAAGGTGGCCGCTGATGAAAAATCGGAGGATAGCTCAGATGAAGACTGA
- the SDHD gene encoding succinate dehydrogenase [ubiquinone] cytochrome b small subunit, mitochondrial: MAALAVLLRAGLARPRGAQTALLARTLLRRPAVLAAAADRSAPARRSHSPPQQGHGSSKAASLHWTGERAVSVLLLGLLPAAYLYPGPAMDYSLAAALTLHGHWGLGQVITDYVHGDTPIKLANTGLYVLSAVTFAGLCYFNYYDVGICKAVAMLWSL, from the exons ATGGCGGCGCTGGCGGTGCTGCTGCGGGCGGGGCTGGCGCGGCCGCGCGGCGCCCAGACGG CTCTCCTCGCCAGGACCCTTCTCCGCCGCCCCGCCGTCCTGGCGGCCGCCGCCGATCGGAGCGCTCCGGCCCGCCGgagccacagccccccccagcaggGCCACG GCAGTTCCAAGGCTGCGTCTTTGCACTGGACAGGTGAGCGAGCTGTCAGTGTCCTCTTGCTGGGTCTCCTTCCTGCAGCCTACCTGTATCCTGGACCAGCCATGGATtattcactggctgcagctctcACTCTCCATGGCCACTG GGGTCTTGGCCAGGTAATAACTGACTATGTCCATGGAGATACACCCATTAAACTGGCCAATACAGGTCTGTACGTACTGTCAGCTGTCACCTTTGCTGGCCTCTGCTACTTTAACTATTATGATGTTGGTATCTGCAAGGCTGTTGCCATGCTGTGGAGCCTCTAA